A single uncultured Acetobacterium sp. DNA region contains:
- a CDS encoding response regulator, whose translation MNIKDLKVKTQLRIGFAVILFFVMLLGIVGYSETNAIVEQAETMYDHPFQVTKAIDSLDDDILGIRVGIRDLILDDTKEDQNKAIELMEQFDADAEIQFDRIRELYLGPKQDIEEAYMAYINWKTARAEIVELTRSGDLENAKKSLLSGEKVGNYREVLTEKMAVIETYASNKADSLYQDAIDLYAYVKVQLATVILIIIVLSVLISFIILRNVQEPLNELTRATDDFQNGNRNARSNYVYSNEFGVLSASFNELAADIQKNIELNEKRANFTKVMLGEEDARAFFRKTLSTLSQYTDSQIAAAYLLNSQTNQFEHFESIGLEEKGRAAFGSDNLEGEFGASVASGRYQHIKDIPEDSRFEFYTVSGKFMPKEIITIPIIFGSEVIAVVSLASIGKYNQRAIDFIEASVNTMSARIEGILAYRTIKEFSEKLEYQNRELDAQKNEMEEQSVELIHQNIELEMQKKELNEANRLKTNFLSNMSHELRTPLNSVIALSGILNRRLKNEIPEEEYSYLEVIERNGKNLLALINDILDISRIEAGREEIDITTFNVNQLINDVVEMLAPQASEKNISCINAARDTAVYINSDSDKCRHILENLAGNAVKFTETGTVELSIGQNEENIEIRVKDTGIGIDENYLPFIFDEFRQGDGSTSRKFGGTGLGLAIAKKYANLLGGTVRVKSVVNQGSEFILSLPIHYSVENRIEEDHRPEPERFKRVVKEELRSLPDKPNSDPSTKTLLMVEDSEPAVIQIRDLLAESGYTIRVARDAKEAFGIIEEVIPDAMVLDLMMPGIDGFELLHTLREAETTAHIPVLILTAKHITKDELKFLTKNNIHQLIQKGDVNKDELKKAVASMLYPEIKAKKAKRFEPQPNQRKPLVLAVEDNPDNMITVKALLEDHFRVLEAVDGREGIEMAKQFVPDLILMDIALPGIDGIQAFKVIRELPALQNIPVIALTASAMTQDREGILAQGFDAFIPKPIIEREFLKVIREVLYGR comes from the coding sequence ATGAACATTAAGGATTTAAAGGTAAAAACACAGCTTCGCATCGGGTTTGCGGTTATTCTTTTTTTTGTAATGCTGCTGGGAATTGTGGGTTATTCTGAAACCAATGCGATTGTTGAGCAGGCCGAAACCATGTATGACCATCCTTTCCAGGTGACCAAAGCAATTGACAGTCTGGATGACGATATTTTAGGCATTCGGGTTGGGATAAGAGATCTGATTCTGGATGATACAAAAGAAGATCAGAATAAGGCCATTGAATTAATGGAACAGTTTGATGCAGATGCTGAGATCCAATTTGATCGTATCAGAGAGCTTTATCTGGGACCGAAACAAGATATAGAGGAAGCATATATGGCCTATATCAACTGGAAAACAGCCCGGGCTGAAATTGTCGAACTGACCCGTTCGGGAGATCTCGAAAACGCCAAGAAAAGTTTGTTGTCTGGGGAAAAAGTAGGTAACTACCGGGAGGTATTAACTGAAAAAATGGCAGTTATCGAAACCTATGCAAGCAATAAGGCGGATTCCTTATATCAGGATGCAATTGACCTATATGCATATGTTAAAGTCCAACTAGCTACGGTAATCTTAATTATTATTGTTTTGTCTGTTCTGATTAGCTTTATTATCCTCAGGAATGTTCAAGAGCCATTAAATGAACTTACTCGCGCTACCGATGATTTTCAAAATGGTAACCGGAATGCCCGCAGCAACTACGTGTATAGCAATGAATTTGGTGTTCTTTCCGCATCCTTTAACGAACTGGCAGCGGATATTCAAAAAAACATAGAGCTGAACGAAAAAAGAGCAAATTTCACAAAGGTTATGCTCGGGGAAGAAGATGCCAGAGCATTCTTCCGAAAAACCCTCAGTACGCTTTCACAGTATACCGATTCTCAAATTGCAGCGGCTTATCTGCTGAACTCCCAAACCAACCAGTTCGAACATTTTGAATCCATCGGCTTGGAGGAAAAGGGCAGAGCAGCATTTGGCTCTGATAACCTGGAGGGCGAATTTGGAGCGTCGGTTGCCAGCGGCAGATATCAGCACATCAAGGATATTCCGGAAGATTCACGTTTTGAATTTTATACCGTCAGCGGGAAATTTATGCCCAAAGAAATAATCACCATCCCGATCATTTTTGGTAGCGAGGTGATTGCGGTAGTCTCATTGGCTTCGATCGGCAAATACAATCAGAGAGCCATCGATTTTATTGAAGCTTCCGTTAATACCATGAGCGCCCGGATCGAAGGTATCTTGGCCTACCGTACCATAAAAGAATTTTCGGAAAAATTGGAATATCAGAACCGGGAATTGGATGCTCAAAAGAACGAAATGGAAGAACAATCCGTGGAACTGATCCATCAGAATATTGAACTGGAAATGCAGAAAAAAGAATTAAATGAAGCGAATCGACTCAAAACCAATTTTTTATCAAATATGAGTCACGAACTGCGAACTCCTCTTAATTCGGTAATTGCCCTTTCTGGTATTCTTAACCGTCGCCTCAAAAATGAAATTCCAGAAGAAGAATACAGCTATTTGGAAGTCATTGAACGAAACGGCAAAAACCTCTTGGCGTTGATTAATGATATTTTAGATATTTCCCGCATAGAGGCTGGTCGGGAAGAGATAGACATCACCACCTTTAATGTTAATCAGTTAATCAATGACGTCGTTGAAATGCTGGCACCGCAGGCAAGTGAAAAAAATATTTCGTGTATTAATGCCGCTAGAGATACAGCTGTGTATATCAACAGTGACAGTGACAAGTGTCGGCATATTCTGGAAAATTTGGCTGGGAATGCGGTTAAGTTCACTGAAACAGGAACGGTTGAACTGTCCATTGGCCAGAATGAGGAGAACATTGAAATCCGGGTTAAAGATACCGGTATCGGCATTGACGAAAATTATCTGCCGTTTATTTTTGATGAATTTCGACAAGGGGATGGCAGTACCTCCCGGAAATTTGGCGGAACCGGACTGGGACTGGCCATTGCTAAAAAATATGCTAATCTCCTGGGTGGAACGGTCCGTGTTAAAAGTGTTGTGAACCAGGGGTCGGAGTTTATTCTCTCCCTACCGATTCATTATTCGGTTGAAAATAGAATTGAAGAAGACCATCGCCCGGAACCTGAAAGGTTTAAACGCGTGGTTAAAGAAGAGCTGCGATCATTACCGGACAAACCAAATTCCGATCCGTCGACAAAGACTTTATTAATGGTTGAAGACAGTGAACCAGCGGTGATCCAGATCAGAGATCTGCTGGCAGAAAGTGGTTACACCATTCGGGTGGCCAGAGATGCTAAAGAAGCCTTTGGGATCATTGAAGAGGTTATTCCGGATGCCATGGTCCTGGATTTAATGATGCCGGGAATTGATGGCTTTGAGTTGCTTCATACCTTGAGAGAAGCCGAAACCACCGCGCATATTCCGGTTCTGATTCTCACAGCCAAACACATTACTAAAGATGAATTGAAATTCCTGACCAAAAATAATATTCATCAACTGATTCAAAAAGGTGATGTGAACAAGGATGAGCTGAAAAAAGCCGTCGCATCGATGCTCTATCCGGAAATCAAAGCGAAAAAAGCAAAGCGGTTTGAGCCACAACCCAACCAGCGAAAACCGCTGGTACTGGCGGTTGAAGATAATCCGGATAATATGATCACCGTAAAAGCTCTGCTTGAGGATCATTTCCGGGTATTGGAGGCCGTTGACGGCCGGGAAGGAATCGAAATGGCCAAACAGTTTGTGCCGGATCTGATCCTGATGGATATCGCCCTGCCAGGTATTGATGGCATCCAGGCATTTAAGGTTATCCGGGAACTGCCAGCGTTACAAAACATTCCGGTAATTGCTTTGACTGCCAGTGCCATGACCCAGGACCGAGAAGGAATTTTAGCCCAGGGATTTGATGCCTTTATTCCCAAACCAATCATTGAACGGGAGTTTTTGAAAGTAATCAGAGAGGTGCTCTATGGCAGATAA
- a CDS encoding NADH-quinone oxidoreductase subunit H: MTAATYFIIQLIVIILVAPLINGIIKKVKALSQKRKGAPLLQMYFDLFKLLRKTAVVSDVSSWISRVTPYIVFSTAIAAAMIVPVTTLIEPLWFAGDIILLVYILALGRFFMMLGALDTGSTFGGMGASREAMISSLIEPSILVTLLTVGLLAKSTAVFQIMAFMQGVNNPLIHPVYIMAFCALFIIIIAETSRTPVDDPSTHLELTMVHEAMVLEYSGRNLALMELGAAIKQLVFITLLVNIFFPHDQLIGSSGVVAIGVSLLIYLIKVVLAAILFAIAEISTVKLRLFSIPNLAALSFIFAFIGFLQVFVFGG; the protein is encoded by the coding sequence ATGACAGCAGCAACCTATTTTATCATTCAGCTAATCGTCATTATTTTAGTGGCGCCATTAATCAATGGAATTATCAAAAAAGTTAAGGCCTTGTCCCAGAAAAGAAAGGGTGCTCCGCTTTTGCAAATGTATTTTGATTTGTTCAAGCTGTTAAGAAAAACAGCAGTGGTGTCGGATGTGTCCTCATGGATATCCCGGGTGACCCCTTATATTGTCTTTTCCACCGCCATCGCAGCAGCCATGATTGTCCCGGTGACGACATTAATCGAACCGCTTTGGTTTGCCGGCGACATCATTTTATTAGTTTATATTTTGGCGCTGGGCCGATTTTTTATGATGCTGGGAGCCTTAGATACCGGGAGTACCTTTGGGGGAATGGGTGCCAGCCGGGAAGCAATGATCTCTTCACTGATTGAACCGTCGATCCTCGTGACACTGCTGACGGTGGGGCTACTTGCCAAATCAACCGCAGTCTTCCAGATCATGGCCTTCATGCAGGGCGTTAATAATCCTTTGATTCACCCGGTTTACATCATGGCATTTTGTGCCCTGTTTATTATCATTATTGCCGAGACGTCACGAACACCGGTGGATGATCCATCGACGCATCTTGAACTGACAATGGTTCACGAGGCCATGGTACTGGAGTATTCCGGACGAAATCTGGCCTTGATGGAGCTTGGCGCTGCGATTAAGCAATTGGTCTTTATTACCCTGCTGGTTAATATTTTCTTTCCTCATGATCAGCTGATCGGATCATCCGGCGTGGTTGCCATCGGGGTATCGCTGTTAATTTATCTGATCAAGGTCGTTTTGGCGGCAATCCTGTTCGCGATTGCCGAGATCAGTACCGTCAAACTCAGGTTATTCAGTATTCCCAATCTGGCCGCGTTATCGTTTATCTTTGCTTTTATCGGATTTTTACAGGTTTTCGTTTTTGGAGGTTGA
- a CDS encoding HD domain-containing phosphohydrolase, whose product MADKILKFLAIDDNQDNLITMRALIREAFPESVVLTATSGVKGIEIAKQEDPDVILLDIVMPGMDGFEVCQHLKADQETQEIPVIFVTAIKGDREHRILALESGAEAFLAKPIDESELTAQIRAMVKIKMANQQKRDEQGRLAQMVEEKTAELKAAHQKTIELLESLKISEERNRRLISQMEQGLAVHEILVDEKGNPITCSFLYVNNSFERLTGLESKNILGKTLSEIMPESKDFLMDKYTRLLKNRESIRYEKYFDQFQKYFEVVAYCPQPQQVAVIISDITERKKTEEEIRFLSNHDYLTEVYNRRYYEEALERIDREENLPLSLVISDVNGLKLINESFGHVLGDELLKKVADVILEESRDKDIVARLSGDEFIILLPKTNELETAKIVKRMKTAAMKESIGTINFSISFGYETKTNMNQDIQEILKNAEDNMYRHKLYESASIKNKTIDLIMNTLYEKSSREMLHSKRVSEICEKIAEKMNFDQDDISQVKAAGLIHDIGKMGIDEKILNKPGGLDPDEWKKIQRHPEIGYRILSSSSEFSELARYVLEHQERWDGNGYPKRLMGEEISIQARIIGVADAFDAMTCDRAYRKGLSVEEAVAEINRCSGTQFDPEVVAVFVKRVLNTIDHCDRKISSNDFS is encoded by the coding sequence ATGGCAGATAAGATTTTGAAATTTTTAGCAATTGATGATAATCAGGACAATTTAATTACCATGCGAGCATTGATCAGAGAAGCATTTCCAGAATCGGTGGTGCTGACCGCAACAAGCGGTGTCAAAGGGATTGAAATAGCCAAACAAGAAGATCCGGATGTGATCTTGCTTGATATTGTGATGCCGGGAATGGATGGCTTTGAGGTTTGTCAGCACTTGAAAGCGGATCAGGAGACACAAGAAATACCGGTAATTTTTGTAACCGCCATAAAAGGCGATCGGGAGCATCGAATCCTGGCACTGGAATCCGGTGCCGAGGCATTTCTGGCAAAACCCATTGATGAATCAGAACTCACGGCCCAGATCCGGGCGATGGTAAAAATCAAAATGGCCAATCAACAAAAACGTGATGAACAAGGTCGGCTGGCCCAGATGGTCGAAGAAAAAACCGCAGAACTGAAAGCGGCCCATCAAAAAACGATTGAATTGCTGGAAAGCTTGAAAATCAGTGAAGAAAGAAACCGCAGACTGATCAGCCAGATGGAACAGGGTTTAGCAGTACATGAAATTCTTGTTGATGAAAAGGGCAATCCGATTACCTGTAGCTTTTTGTATGTGAACAATAGCTTTGAACGGCTCACGGGATTGGAAAGCAAAAATATTCTAGGAAAAACGCTGAGCGAAATTATGCCGGAATCAAAAGATTTTTTGATGGACAAATACACCAGATTATTAAAAAATCGCGAATCAATCCGGTATGAGAAATATTTTGATCAGTTTCAAAAATATTTTGAAGTGGTGGCCTATTGTCCACAACCCCAACAGGTAGCGGTGATTATATCCGATATTACCGAACGAAAAAAGACGGAAGAAGAGATCCGTTTCTTAAGTAACCATGACTATCTGACAGAGGTCTACAACCGACGCTATTATGAAGAAGCATTGGAGAGAATTGATCGAGAAGAAAACCTGCCTCTGAGTCTGGTCATTTCGGACGTCAACGGATTAAAATTGATTAATGAATCCTTTGGACATGTCCTGGGGGATGAACTGTTAAAAAAGGTGGCTGATGTTATCCTCGAGGAGAGTCGTGACAAAGACATTGTGGCCAGACTCAGTGGTGATGAATTTATTATTCTGCTTCCGAAAACGAATGAATTAGAGACTGCAAAAATAGTAAAACGAATGAAAACAGCCGCAATGAAAGAGTCAATTGGGACCATTAATTTCTCTATTTCGTTTGGCTATGAAACAAAAACCAATATGAACCAGGATATCCAGGAGATATTGAAAAATGCCGAGGACAATATGTATCGGCATAAGCTTTATGAAAGTGCCAGCATCAAAAACAAGACCATTGACCTGATTATGAATACCCTTTATGAAAAAAGCAGCCGGGAAATGCTGCATTCAAAAAGAGTCAGCGAAATTTGCGAAAAAATTGCGGAAAAAATGAATTTTGATCAAGATGACATCAGCCAGGTGAAGGCCGCCGGTTTAATTCACGATATCGGAAAAATGGGGATTGATGAGAAAATTCTGAATAAACCCGGGGGATTGGATCCGGATGAATGGAAAAAAATTCAACGCCATCCAGAGATTGGTTATCGAATTTTAAGTTCGTCCAGTGAATTTTCAGAATTGGCAAGATATGTGCTCGAACACCAGGAGCGATGGGACGGAAATGGGTACCCGAAACGACTGATGGGGGAAGAAATTTCCATTCAGGCCAGAATTATCGGGGTGGCAGATGCCTTTGATGCGATGACCTGTGACCGCGCCTATCGGAAAGGACTGAGTGTGGAAGAAGCAGTGGCGGAAATAAACCGATGTTCGGGTACGCAATTTGATCCGGAAGTCGTTGCAGTATTTGTGAAAAGAGTTTTAAATACAATTGATCATTGCGATCGAAAAATAAGTAGTAATGATTTCAGCTGA
- a CDS encoding TetR/AcrR family transcriptional regulator: protein METKKKIMNSAFRLFAEKGNEFSLTEVANEVGIKKASIYAHFNSKEVLLYEVIDQEIYEYFFEIDEQSRDLKSTFDMILNYYSKSKSKRYFWKRLLLFPPIAFETTLIQKINKLTEQRYGIIKDLIKSEMEKGIIRNQDPETVLYSFLAMIHGLVSITIIYEAEDLNINQDDIWQNFWNGIR, encoded by the coding sequence GTGGAAACAAAAAAAAAGATAATGAATTCGGCATTTAGATTGTTTGCCGAAAAAGGAAATGAATTTTCATTGACAGAAGTAGCCAATGAAGTTGGGATAAAAAAAGCATCAATTTATGCTCATTTTAATAGCAAAGAGGTGTTGCTTTATGAAGTGATCGATCAGGAAATTTACGAGTACTTTTTTGAGATTGACGAACAAAGCCGGGATTTAAAAAGCACCTTCGATATGATCTTAAATTATTATAGTAAATCCAAGTCAAAGCGCTACTTTTGGAAAAGGCTGTTATTATTTCCACCGATAGCCTTTGAAACAACCTTGATCCAGAAAATAAATAAATTAACCGAGCAGCGCTATGGCATTATCAAAGATTTAATCAAATCCGAAATGGAAAAGGGCATCATCAGAAATCAGGATCCGGAAACAGTTTTATATTCATTTCTAGCAATGATTCATGGATTGGTGTCAATCACAATTATTTATGAAGCTGAGGATTTGAATATCAATCAAGATGATATTTGGCAGAATTTCTGGAATGGCATAAGATAA
- a CDS encoding carbonic anhydrase yields MKKTQIKTINEAVQALIQGNKNYVNAQKTGNISQELNPLSAEDGQQPYAVIVTCSDSRVPSEYIFSAGAGELFVIRTAGHVIGNFELGSIEYGVKYLGAKVVFVLGHNHCGAVKAAMGSHGKGYVQKILDEIIPVITGEDDVERCEKLNIENSIRRIMESEMISEYVDEGRVKVISGKYDIESGMVEFF; encoded by the coding sequence ATGAAAAAAACACAGATCAAAACAATCAATGAAGCCGTACAGGCTTTGATCCAGGGAAATAAAAATTACGTGAATGCTCAAAAAACTGGAAATATTTCACAGGAGTTGAATCCATTATCAGCAGAAGATGGGCAACAGCCCTATGCGGTGATCGTAACCTGCTCGGATTCGCGAGTACCCTCGGAGTATATTTTTTCGGCCGGGGCGGGTGAGCTCTTTGTAATTCGAACGGCTGGGCATGTGATTGGGAATTTTGAATTAGGTAGCATTGAATATGGGGTCAAGTATCTTGGGGCAAAAGTGGTTTTCGTGCTTGGACATAATCATTGCGGCGCGGTTAAGGCGGCTATGGGCAGTCATGGCAAAGGTTATGTTCAAAAAATATTAGATGAGATTATCCCGGTCATTACCGGGGAAGATGATGTTGAAAGGTGTGAAAAGCTGAACATCGAAAACAGTATCCGGCGAATCATGGAAAGCGAAATGATCAGTGAATATGTCGATGAAGGCCGAGTGAAAGTTATTTCTGGGAAATATGATATCGAAAGCGGGATGGTCGAATTTTTTTAA
- a CDS encoding NADH-quinone oxidoreductase subunit K, whose protein sequence is MTNYLDALSVLILVSAFVLMGNKKIKSYIKTFRLQSVLIAILTGIMGITSLNEGGHVDVLIVCGVIIGIKVVLIPYLLNKTYEKVAYKVEKDFFFNIPILIIGCCFIVVFTHFSFTTTTGINSGVVNAQVVNSVSLVLIGLFFMISRKKAIGQIIGFLVIENGIFVTALFATQGMPFIVDMGILMDVLVAVIIMGIMVFRIDEKFGSTDINKIKDLRG, encoded by the coding sequence ATGACAAATTATCTTGATGCATTATCAGTTTTAATACTTGTCTCGGCGTTCGTTCTGATGGGTAATAAAAAAATAAAATCTTACATTAAAACCTTTCGGCTCCAATCCGTTTTGATTGCCATTCTGACCGGAATCATGGGCATCACGAGTTTAAACGAAGGAGGACACGTTGATGTCCTGATCGTTTGCGGCGTGATTATCGGAATTAAAGTCGTCCTGATTCCCTATCTGCTGAATAAAACTTATGAAAAAGTCGCGTACAAGGTTGAAAAAGACTTTTTCTTTAATATTCCGATTCTGATTATTGGGTGTTGTTTCATTGTCGTCTTCACCCATTTTTCATTTACCACCACGACCGGAATCAATTCCGGAGTGGTGAATGCCCAGGTGGTCAATTCGGTCTCACTTGTTTTAATCGGCTTATTTTTTATGATCAGCCGAAAAAAAGCAATTGGTCAAATTATCGGATTTCTGGTGATTGAAAACGGCATTTTTGTGACTGCGCTGTTTGCCACCCAGGGGATGCCGTTTATCGTCGACATGGGGATATTAATGGACGTCTTGGTGGCAGTGATCATCATGGGGATTATGGTCTTCAGAATCGATGAAAAATTCGGGTCCACCGATATCAATAAGATTAAAGATTTGAGAGGATAA
- the hyfB gene encoding hydrogenase 4 subunit B has translation MMDVLNTIGGENNLFLAAMLLYLVAAIISLVLMKHHKLCNIVSNSVCIAAAFLGAAASLFKIFSGTTKTTSFILHSPIPQLSMDIKIDSLSAFFVLCLSIIVLAVSIYSIGYISHYYGKRNVGFFNFLYAAFILAMFLVMISGNAIFFYIAWEAMSIISYFLVIFESEHEENQRAGKLYLIMTHLGTAFLLIGFMMMYSYTGSFDLFGSSAAIPEAAKNLMFVFFLIGFGTKAGVVPLHIWLPYAHPAAPSNVSALMSGIMIKTAIYGMIRFMLCYLQIQASWWGVVILCIGIVSAVLGVAYALMEHNIKRLLAFHSVENIGIILIGIGVSFIAFAQNNEFLGGLALIAALLHTFNHTLFKGGLFLGAGSIQYATHTKDIEKLGGLIKKMPITALLVLCFSLAISAIVPFNGFISEWMIYQSLFLNIGLGMPAMNILSILSIAALALSGALAAACFVKLFGISFLGLPRSEQAQKAKEVPVTMNIGMGILAVFCLLIGLFPVFFINIVDQVVFSLVGSSIHDNLQGGFFEMFSPLIVSSNSIAPVEILIVLVVAIIAALIIIRLIAGKYVERKYGTWDCGFEALNSRMQYSATGFSKPIRIVLSILYRPGRKVVVEEGASDYFPNSIKYKVWTEPIFEKYLYDPALRLATNFSLKVIRMVQTGSVHAYLIYIFVSVIALMLYNRLA, from the coding sequence ATGATGGATGTACTTAATACGATCGGCGGAGAGAATAATTTGTTTTTAGCCGCGATGCTACTTTATTTGGTCGCCGCAATCATATCACTTGTTTTGATGAAACACCATAAATTGTGTAACATAGTATCAAATAGTGTTTGCATTGCAGCCGCTTTTTTGGGAGCAGCCGCTTCGCTTTTCAAAATTTTTTCAGGTACGACAAAGACCACTAGTTTCATTCTGCACTCACCAATTCCGCAGCTTTCCATGGACATAAAAATTGACAGCCTCTCGGCCTTCTTTGTCCTGTGCTTATCAATCATTGTGCTGGCTGTTTCTATTTATTCCATCGGCTATATTTCCCACTATTATGGAAAAAGAAATGTTGGATTTTTTAATTTTTTATATGCTGCATTTATTTTAGCTATGTTCCTGGTGATGATATCCGGAAATGCCATTTTTTTCTATATTGCCTGGGAGGCGATGTCGATTATTTCATACTTTTTGGTTATCTTCGAGTCGGAACACGAAGAAAATCAGAGAGCCGGAAAATTGTATCTGATCATGACCCATTTAGGCACCGCCTTTTTATTAATCGGTTTTATGATGATGTACAGCTATACCGGGTCGTTTGATCTGTTTGGAAGTTCGGCAGCGATACCGGAAGCGGCCAAAAATTTAATGTTTGTCTTTTTCCTGATTGGATTTGGAACCAAAGCGGGGGTGGTGCCTCTCCATATCTGGCTGCCTTACGCCCATCCCGCGGCACCCAGTAATGTATCGGCACTGATGTCCGGGATTATGATTAAAACAGCTATCTATGGAATGATCCGTTTTATGCTTTGCTATTTGCAGATCCAAGCCAGCTGGTGGGGCGTGGTGATCTTGTGCATTGGGATTGTCTCTGCGGTGCTGGGGGTTGCCTATGCATTAATGGAGCATAATATTAAACGGCTCCTGGCCTTTCACAGTGTCGAGAATATTGGCATTATTCTGATTGGTATAGGGGTGTCTTTTATTGCCTTTGCCCAAAACAACGAATTTTTAGGCGGGTTGGCTCTGATCGCGGCGCTTCTGCATACCTTTAACCATACCCTCTTCAAAGGTGGCTTATTTCTGGGGGCGGGATCGATACAATATGCTACCCACACGAAAGATATTGAAAAATTGGGCGGACTGATTAAAAAAATGCCTATCACAGCGCTGCTGGTGCTGTGCTTTTCGCTGGCAATCTCGGCCATTGTTCCGTTTAATGGATTTATCAGTGAGTGGATGATTTACCAATCACTGTTCTTAAATATTGGTTTGGGAATGCCGGCCATGAATATTTTATCGATTTTATCGATCGCGGCCCTGGCATTGTCCGGCGCTTTGGCGGCGGCGTGTTTCGTCAAGCTGTTCGGGATTTCTTTTCTCGGGCTGCCCCGGAGTGAACAGGCCCAAAAGGCCAAAGAGGTTCCCGTGACGATGAATATCGGAATGGGAATACTGGCGGTCTTCTGCCTTCTGATCGGTCTGTTTCCGGTGTTTTTCATCAACATCGTCGATCAAGTTGTTTTCAGTCTGGTCGGGTCATCGATCCACGACAACCTGCAGGGCGGATTCTTTGAGATGTTTTCACCACTGATTGTATCCAGCAACAGTATTGCCCCGGTTGAAATATTAATTGTTCTGGTAGTTGCCATTATCGCGGCGCTGATTATCATCAGACTCATCGCCGGGAAATATGTGGAAAGAAAATATGGCACCTGGGATTGTGGTTTTGAAGCCCTTAATTCAAGAATGCAGTACAGTGCCACCGGATTTTCCAAACCGATTCGAATTGTGTTAAGTATTTTATATCGACCCGGCCGAAAAGTGGTAGTGGAGGAGGGGGCCTCCGATTATTTCCCCAACTCGATAAAATATAAGGTCTGGACGGAGCCAATTTTTGAAAAATATCTTTACGATCCGGCCCTGCGGCTGGCCACCAATTTTTCACTTAAAGTCATCCGTATGGTCCAGACTGGCAGTGTTCATGCTTACCTGATCTACATTTTCGTATCGGTGATCGCATTAATGCTCTATAACAGATTGGCATAG